A stretch of the Drosophila sulfurigaster albostrigata strain 15112-1811.04 chromosome 2L, ASM2355843v2, whole genome shotgun sequence genome encodes the following:
- the LOC133835336 gene encoding COMM domain-containing protein 5 — protein sequence MSSNFRYHILKSVKPYTIYIPQLTKSALRVLIQVSVHYIETKKSSPDVLALAINKLKNAGHEVPKNFCELFTMILLIMQIYLRYPKGVVKDHELRQCLIDDLGLPDASAEDLGKVLLNHRTTLSKNFSDTKMERAKMLDMQWRINISLTSTMSQLDKPTIVLHFKLINGEYRTLELPLSMFQRLRFNVAMLLSELQSLQNRPVLKQF from the exons atgtctTCGAACTTTCGATATCACATTTTAAAAAGCGTCAAACCGTATACTATTTATATTCCACAACTAACGAAATCAGCACTCCGTGTGTTAATTCAAGTATCTGTGCATTATATAGAGACGAAGAAGTCATCTCCCGACGTCTTAGCATTGGcaatcaacaaattgaaaaatgcagGCCACGAAGTACCCAAGAATTTTTGTGAGTTGTTTACAATGATCTTgttaataatgcaaatatatttgcgATATCCCAAAGGAGTTGTCAAAGACCATGAGCTTCGTCAATGCTTAATTGATGATTTGGG tcTGCCAGATGCATCTGCGGAGGATTTGGGAAAAGTTCTACTAAATCATCGAACAACTCTAAGTAAGAATTTCTCTGATACAAAAATGGAAAGAGCGAAAATGCTGGATATGCAATGGCGAATTAATATATCCTTAACATCCAC GATGTCTCAACTCGATAAACCTACCATAGTTTtgcactttaaattaattaatggcGAATATAGAACCTTGGAATTGCCGTTATCCATGTTTCAACGTTTACGTTTCAATGTTGCGATGTTACTAAGCGAATTGCAGTCCCTACAGAATCGACCTgttttgaaacaattttaa
- the LOC133835312 gene encoding CD2 antigen cytoplasmic tail-binding protein 2 homolog: protein MASKRKQNFSHENSDIFKKKHTLDSDEEDSDDYERENLNDSDIEGGEEGVGKVVDDVKITPFNMREELEEGHFDKDGHYHWNKDTEIKDNWLDNIDWVKVENDKNYFDPNNEELNVAGDGVPSFNLAASLRKMIEFMKAGESVQMALQRLGRKRPKLSTLEKLKQKKAGIENIETQQIAKLTEVANEILSNTGNMDIYQETYEKIMQKLENLPGPSKPVTESFDMYADDFEEKESKRLKTTQKEEEEEPKIKWEFKWKQDDENIQGPYSTETMLNWSTGDYFKDGVYVRKVGESSSFYSSNRIDFDLYL from the exons atggcgtcgaaaagaaagcaaaatttTTCGCATGAAAATAgcgatatttttaaaaagaaacacacaTTGGACTCGGATGAGGAGGACTCCGATGACTATGAACG CGAAAACCTGAATGATAGTGACATTGAAGGCGGTGAGGAGGGTGTTGGAAAAGTAGTGGACGATGTCAAAATAACGCCATTCAATATGCGCGAGGAACTCGAAGAGGGCCACTTCGATAAGGATGGTCACTATCATTGGAATAAGGACACGGAAATAAAGGATAACTGGCTGGATAATATTGACTGGGTTAAG GTAGAGAATGACAAGAACTATTTTGATCCCAACAATGAGGAACTAAACGTTGCGGGAGATGGTGTACCTTCATTTAATCTTGCGGCATCGCTTAGAAAAATGATTGAGTTTATGAAGGCGGGCGAAAGTGTTCAAATGGCTTTACAAAGATTGGGCCGCAAGCGTCCCAAATTATCAACGCTTGAAAAgcttaagcaaaaaaaagcggGAATAGAGAACATTGAAACGCAGCAAATAGCGAAGCTAACTGAGGTGGCGAATGAAATACTTTCAAACACGGGAAACATGGACATATATCAAGAAACATATGAGAAGATCATGCAGAAACTAGAAAATTTGCCGGGCCCAAGCAAGCCAGTTACAGAGTCCTTTGATATGTATGCAGATGATTTTGAAGAAAAGGAGTCCAAACGCTTAAAGACAACTCaaaaggaggaggaggaggaaccGAAAATCAAATGGGAATTCAAATGGAAACAAGATGATGAAAACATTCAAGGTCCATATAGTACAGAAACGATGTTAAATTGGTCAACGGGCGATTATTTCAAGGATGGTGTCTACGTAAGAAAAGTTGGAGAAAGCTCGAGTTTTTATTCGAGTAATAGAATAGATTtcgatttgtatttgtaa